A stretch of DNA from Lycium ferocissimum isolate CSIRO_LF1 chromosome 4, AGI_CSIRO_Lferr_CH_V1, whole genome shotgun sequence:
AGGCAATAGCTCTGAAATATGCAATGGCTTCAGTGCTTGTGTTGTCCTGAGAGTGCCAATGTAAGTATACCTGTAATAGTATAAGAGTGAGTTAGATGTCTCTAAAAAACACTTTAAGCATTGTACCTTTTCTCTTGACATAGCCCATCATTGAGGGACAATTAGTTGAGCTTGATCGAAGCCCCAACTCAGTGCAATTCCTTTCAAAATGTCTTCTCATTTTCGTCTTGGTGAAGATATATAACGATCTAATTTTACGTATTGGCGTAACTTCATGTAGATCAAACCCTTCTCCCATTATCCCTTAGGAAATAATGTCTCACATCAATGTGCTTGGTTCTTTTGTGATGCACTAGATTTTTTGCCATATTAAGTGCACTGGAATTGTCATACATTAGAGGCACACAAACAGTGAAGACACCAAAATCCTCAAGTTGTTGTTTGATCCACAACAATTGAGCACAACAAGAAGCAACAGCCACATACTCAACCTCAGTAGTAGAGAGAGCCACAGAGTTCTGCATCCTTGTACCCCATGAGATCAAGCATGACCCCAGAAAATGTGCCATACCAGATGTACTTTTTTTGTCCACCAAGTAGCCAGCATAATCAACATCG
This window harbors:
- the LOC132054197 gene encoding secreted RxLR effector protein 161-like, with translation MKNAKPIDTPIGSYIAKYDLTLGLCARFQSSPKESYLKAAKRILRYLKGSQDLVLFYPSGDNFDLVGYADVDYAGYLVDKKSTSGMAHFLGSCLISWGTRMQNSVALSTTEVEYVAVASCCAQLLWIKQQLEDFGVFTVCVPLMYDNSSALNMAKNLVHHKRTKHIDVRHYFLRDNGRRVYLHWHSQDNTSTEAIAYFRAIA